A genomic region of uncultured Paludibaculum sp. contains the following coding sequences:
- a CDS encoding class I tRNA ligase family protein, with translation MYQPVPKVPDFPALERDVLRFWEQNQTFAKLRAQNAGKEKWSFLDGPITANNPMGVHHAWGRTLKDMYQRYHAMNGKELRYQNGFDCQGLWVEVEVEKSLGLGTKRDIADYGMDKFVRACKERVLTFATRQTEQSIRLGYWCDWDKPEVLLGLRDALADGDRVVTFTMPSGKEVTARASEIIGKLGSAEYGGSYFTFANENNYTIWSFLKKCHSEGFIYRGHDVMPWCGRCGTGLSQMEVAEGRKITQHTSVFVRFPILGEGKTALLVWTTTPWTLTSNVAAAVNPEMTYLKVRHGEWTYYIGKGNFERDRVQDLQVEGKHETHKLPSIRTILKGSGTIDVLGEVPGAELVGLRYTGPFDELPAQNQARHAHRVVPWTDVSDAEGTGIVHIAPGCGAEDQELGKTEDLAVIAPLGENARFLDGFGAYTGRHASEIADDIVAELRERGLLVSKEKYPHVYPHCWRCKEELIFRPVDEWFIRMDWRDRIQNSVPTIKWIPSDGEAREQDWLKNMGDWMISKKRFWGLALPIWVCGACHEFQVIGGYDELKSKAIEGWDEFEGHTPHRPFIDKVKLRCEHCGGTATRVEDVGNPWLDAGIVPFSTMRYTTDNDYWAKWFPADLVLESFPGQFRNWFYSMLAMSAMLVNKAPFKALLGHGLVRDARGEEMHKSKGNSIAFDEAAEVLGAEVMRYIYAEQKTSQHLNFPDLKPTAGQTIDGEARRKLLTFWNCYSFFVMYASADGWKPSPDAKPSTNELDRWVLSRLQRLVADAHGSFQSFEHYKLIERFQEFDEDFSNWYLRRSRRRFWQSDNDAYQTLYTVLTTVIRLMAPVLPFLTEHVYQNLVRAVDPAAPESVHLTAYPVADESLMDADLETSIAAVIRIKNLALHLRTQSKVKVRQPLSVLTVRPKDEQERKVLENEKYAAQILEEGNIQRLALIEDEGTLVKARLKPDLKKLGPRAGKHLKAISAAFESATLREVRANTTFPVHIGDEVVEVAQDEYFVFWEGPATLQCTEEGGTFLALDTTLTPELLQEGIARDFNRLVQDQRKALNLQISDRIAVRYQASARIADAVETHVEYLKGELLAESIRLETELPDAAALTLGGEPLAVALSKVS, from the coding sequence ATGTATCAGCCCGTACCCAAGGTGCCCGATTTCCCCGCTCTCGAGCGGGATGTGCTCCGTTTCTGGGAGCAGAACCAGACGTTCGCCAAGCTGCGCGCTCAGAACGCCGGCAAGGAGAAGTGGTCGTTTCTGGACGGGCCGATTACCGCCAACAACCCCATGGGCGTGCACCACGCCTGGGGCCGCACGTTGAAAGACATGTACCAGCGCTACCACGCCATGAACGGCAAGGAACTGCGCTACCAGAACGGCTTCGACTGCCAAGGCCTGTGGGTGGAAGTGGAAGTGGAGAAGAGCCTCGGCCTGGGCACGAAGCGCGATATCGCCGACTACGGCATGGACAAGTTCGTGCGTGCCTGCAAAGAACGCGTGCTGACCTTTGCCACCCGGCAGACTGAGCAGTCGATCCGCCTGGGCTACTGGTGCGACTGGGACAAGCCGGAAGTGCTGTTGGGCCTGCGCGACGCCCTGGCCGATGGCGACCGCGTGGTGACGTTCACCATGCCCAGCGGCAAGGAAGTCACCGCCCGCGCCAGCGAGATCATCGGCAAGCTGGGCAGCGCGGAGTACGGCGGCAGCTACTTCACGTTCGCCAACGAGAACAACTACACGATCTGGTCGTTCCTGAAGAAGTGCCATTCCGAAGGCTTCATCTACCGCGGTCACGACGTGATGCCGTGGTGCGGCCGTTGCGGAACTGGCTTGTCGCAGATGGAAGTGGCCGAAGGCCGCAAAATCACACAGCACACGTCCGTGTTCGTGCGGTTCCCCATTCTGGGCGAGGGAAAGACGGCGCTGCTGGTGTGGACGACCACGCCTTGGACGCTGACCTCGAATGTGGCCGCAGCCGTGAATCCCGAGATGACGTATCTGAAGGTGCGCCACGGCGAGTGGACCTACTACATCGGCAAGGGCAACTTCGAGCGCGATCGCGTGCAGGACCTGCAAGTGGAGGGCAAGCACGAAACCCACAAACTGCCGTCGATCCGCACGATTCTGAAGGGCAGCGGGACGATCGACGTACTGGGTGAAGTGCCGGGCGCCGAACTGGTGGGACTGCGGTACACGGGCCCGTTCGACGAACTGCCGGCGCAGAACCAGGCGCGGCACGCGCATCGTGTGGTGCCGTGGACGGACGTCAGCGATGCCGAAGGTACGGGGATCGTCCACATCGCGCCGGGCTGCGGCGCCGAGGATCAGGAACTGGGCAAGACGGAAGATCTGGCGGTGATCGCGCCGCTGGGCGAGAACGCCCGCTTCCTGGATGGTTTTGGCGCCTACACTGGACGGCACGCCAGCGAGATCGCCGACGACATCGTGGCCGAACTGCGCGAGAGGGGCCTGCTGGTCTCGAAGGAAAAGTATCCGCACGTCTATCCTCACTGCTGGCGCTGCAAGGAAGAGCTGATCTTCCGCCCCGTGGATGAATGGTTCATCCGCATGGACTGGCGCGACCGCATTCAGAACTCCGTTCCGACCATCAAGTGGATCCCGTCGGACGGCGAAGCCCGTGAGCAGGACTGGCTCAAGAACATGGGCGACTGGATGATCTCGAAGAAGCGCTTCTGGGGTCTCGCACTACCGATTTGGGTGTGTGGGGCCTGTCATGAGTTCCAGGTGATCGGGGGCTACGACGAGCTGAAGTCAAAGGCGATCGAAGGTTGGGACGAGTTTGAAGGCCACACACCACATCGTCCGTTCATCGACAAGGTGAAGCTGCGGTGCGAGCACTGCGGTGGCACCGCGACGCGCGTGGAAGATGTGGGCAACCCATGGCTGGACGCGGGCATCGTGCCGTTCTCGACGATGCGCTATACGACCGATAACGACTATTGGGCGAAGTGGTTCCCGGCCGATCTGGTGCTGGAGTCGTTCCCGGGCCAGTTCCGCAACTGGTTCTATTCGATGCTGGCGATGTCGGCCATGCTGGTGAACAAGGCTCCGTTCAAGGCGCTGCTGGGTCACGGCCTGGTGCGCGACGCGCGCGGCGAGGAGATGCACAAATCGAAGGGCAACTCCATTGCGTTCGACGAAGCGGCGGAGGTGCTGGGCGCCGAAGTGATGCGCTACATCTATGCCGAGCAAAAGACCTCGCAGCATCTGAACTTCCCCGATCTGAAGCCCACGGCCGGCCAGACCATCGACGGCGAGGCGCGCCGCAAACTGCTGACCTTCTGGAACTGCTACAGCTTCTTCGTGATGTATGCGTCGGCCGACGGGTGGAAGCCCTCCCCCGATGCGAAACCGAGCACGAACGAACTGGACCGCTGGGTGCTGAGCCGGCTACAACGCCTGGTCGCTGACGCCCACGGCTCGTTCCAGAGCTTCGAGCACTACAAGCTGATCGAGCGGTTCCAGGAGTTTGACGAGGACTTCTCGAATTGGTATCTGCGGCGCTCGCGGCGGCGGTTCTGGCAGAGCGACAACGATGCCTACCAGACGCTGTATACGGTCCTGACGACGGTGATCCGGCTGATGGCGCCGGTGCTGCCGTTCCTGACGGAGCACGTGTACCAGAACCTGGTGCGGGCCGTGGATCCTGCCGCTCCGGAGTCCGTGCATCTGACGGCCTATCCGGTGGCCGACGAAAGCCTGATGGACGCGGACCTGGAAACTTCGATCGCGGCCGTGATCCGCATCAAGAACCTGGCGCTGCATCTGCGGACACAGAGCAAGGTGAAAGTGCGGCAGCCACTGAGCGTTCTCACCGTCCGGCCGAAGGATGAGCAGGAACGGAAGGTCCTGGAGAACGAGAAGTACGCCGCGCAGATCCTGGAGGAGGGCAACATCCAGCGGCTGGCCTTGATCGAAGACGAGGGCACGCTGGTGAAGGCTCGGCTAAAGCCCGACCTCAAGAAGCTCGGACCGCGCGCCGGTAAGCACCTGAAGGCGATCAGCGCGGCGTTTGAGTCCGCAACACTCCGCGAAGTCCGTGCCAACACAACGTTCCCCGTGCACATTGGGGACGAAGTCGTCGAAGTGGCGCAGGACGAGTACTTCGTGTTCTGGGAAGGCCCGGCGACGCTGCAATGTACCGAGGAGGGCGGGACGTTCCTGGCACTGGACACAACTCTCACGCCGGAACTGCTGCAGGAAGGCATTGCACGCGACTTCAACCGTCTGGTGCAGGATCAACGGAAGGCCCTGAATCTGCAGATCTCCGACCGGATCGCGGTGCGCTATCAGGCCTCGGCGCGCATCGCCGACGCTGTGGAAACGCACGTCGAATACCTCAAAGGGGAACTGCTGGCAGAGAGCATCCGGCTGGAGACGGAGCTACCCGATGCGGCTGCGTTGACGCTGGGCGGCGAACCGCTGGCGGTGGCCTTGAGCAAAGTGAGTTAA
- a CDS encoding Gfo/Idh/MocA family oxidoreductase, producing MNAALATSMSAQVAPNDRVQLACIGCGARAHELMAGAMAHPQFEITQVVDAYTGRTDRALDRIKETRGNTAKIRRDYREVIADKSVDAIICATPDHWHKQIVVEAMKAGKDVYCEKPLTYKSAEGLEIIATAKETGRMLQVGSQGMSSMSQVRARQMIKEGKLGKVTMIRAAYNRNSASGAWIYPIPPDANPQTVNWDMFLGSAPKHGFDLERFFRWRCYRDYSGGIATDLFVHLCTTIHFLMDAKVPAKVMGMGGLYRWKESRDVPDTLNAVLEYPEGFTVNLSSTFNNQSSSEASFMFLGTEGTLSVGWGELKYWPEHIGEDNRWIVESWPKKLEEAYYKDPKVQKEEMPSLAKAHLVEGGTEWREQGQDATIIHFWHFLNSIKTRKGYWEDAVAGHHAAACAHMVNQSAREGRMVQWDFAKDDVKA from the coding sequence ATGAATGCTGCTCTGGCCACGTCCATGAGCGCCCAGGTCGCCCCGAACGACCGCGTGCAATTGGCCTGCATCGGCTGCGGCGCCCGCGCGCATGAGCTCATGGCCGGCGCCATGGCTCATCCCCAGTTTGAGATCACCCAGGTGGTGGACGCCTACACCGGTCGCACGGATCGTGCGCTCGATCGCATCAAGGAGACTCGCGGCAACACCGCCAAAATCCGCCGCGACTACCGCGAAGTCATCGCCGACAAGTCGGTGGACGCCATCATCTGCGCCACCCCGGACCACTGGCACAAGCAGATCGTCGTCGAGGCCATGAAGGCGGGCAAGGACGTCTATTGCGAAAAGCCGCTCACCTATAAGTCCGCGGAAGGACTGGAGATCATCGCCACGGCCAAGGAAACCGGCCGGATGCTGCAGGTGGGCTCCCAGGGCATGAGTTCGATGTCCCAGGTTCGCGCCCGGCAGATGATCAAGGAAGGCAAGCTCGGCAAGGTCACGATGATCCGCGCGGCCTACAACCGCAACTCCGCCTCGGGAGCCTGGATCTACCCCATCCCGCCCGATGCCAATCCGCAGACGGTGAACTGGGACATGTTCCTGGGTTCGGCTCCCAAGCATGGCTTCGATCTGGAGCGGTTCTTCCGCTGGCGGTGCTATCGCGACTACTCCGGCGGCATCGCCACTGACCTGTTCGTGCATCTCTGTACGACCATCCACTTCCTGATGGATGCCAAGGTGCCGGCCAAAGTGATGGGCATGGGCGGCTTATACCGTTGGAAGGAATCGCGCGACGTGCCCGATACGCTCAATGCCGTACTCGAGTATCCGGAAGGGTTCACGGTCAACCTCAGTTCGACGTTCAACAACCAATCGAGCTCGGAGGCGAGCTTCATGTTCCTGGGCACCGAGGGGACTCTGTCTGTCGGCTGGGGTGAGCTGAAGTACTGGCCGGAGCACATCGGCGAGGACAACCGCTGGATCGTCGAGTCGTGGCCGAAGAAGCTGGAAGAGGCTTATTACAAAGACCCGAAGGTCCAGAAGGAAGAGATGCCGTCGCTCGCCAAAGCCCATCTGGTGGAAGGCGGCACGGAATGGCGCGAGCAGGGCCAGGACGCCACAATCATCCACTTCTGGCACTTCCTGAACTCGATCAAGACCCGCAAAGGCTACTGGGAAGACGCGGTGGCGGGTCATCACGCGGCGGCCTGCGCCCACATGGTCAACCAGAGCGCCCGCGAAGGCCGCATGGTGCAGTGGGACTTCGCCAAGGACGACGTTAAGGCGTAA
- a CDS encoding YeeE/YedE thiosulfate transporter family protein, giving the protein MSFLTRRRWSPYVVGSLIGVLSWFAFVTADRPLGVSTALAKTAGMAEHVVVPAHVESNAYFQKFVPAVDWEWMLVAGIFLGAFASARLSGDNAVETVPTLWRRRFGASPAKRYLAAFAGGVILALGARLASGCTSGNGISGSLQLAVSGWVFFGSLFLSGLATAFLIYGKDASLD; this is encoded by the coding sequence ATGAGTTTTCTGACACGGCGCCGCTGGTCCCCTTATGTCGTGGGGAGCCTGATCGGCGTTCTATCGTGGTTCGCCTTCGTCACAGCCGACCGGCCGCTGGGCGTCTCGACAGCTTTGGCAAAGACGGCCGGCATGGCGGAGCACGTCGTGGTGCCCGCCCACGTCGAAAGCAATGCCTACTTCCAGAAGTTCGTACCGGCCGTGGATTGGGAGTGGATGCTGGTGGCCGGTATCTTCCTCGGCGCCTTCGCGAGCGCGCGGCTCTCCGGAGACAACGCGGTGGAGACTGTGCCAACGCTGTGGAGGAGGCGGTTTGGTGCCTCGCCAGCGAAGCGCTACCTGGCAGCCTTTGCGGGTGGCGTGATTCTGGCATTGGGCGCCCGGCTGGCTAGCGGATGCACCAGCGGCAACGGCATCAGCGGATCGCTGCAACTGGCGGTTTCGGGCTGGGTGTTCTTTGGGTCGCTGTTCCTCTCGGGACTGGCGACCGCATTTCTGATCTATGGAAAGGACGCCTCTCTTGACTGA
- a CDS encoding bifunctional riboflavin kinase/FAD synthetase — MTTPFRIFRGLDEARHGFAPSAVTIGNFDGVHAGHRALMRRTLTTAAELGVKPSAITFHPHPTTIVAPERAPRLLTTPDERCALMAADGIQQVLILPFDKHLANLTPGEFLQNVLIETLGARAVIVGNNFHFGHKQAGTIEDLRRWPGLRTEIVPLLKLRGIPVSSSDIRRLLASGDIRKANRLLERPYSITGSVVPGDGRGSKQTVPTLNLQTSSLEDSTSALPADGVYITRTTDADSGRRWDSVTNIGYRPTFDGQHLTIETFLFGPLVDLAPARIKLEFLFRLRSERKFESADALRTQIIKDVTRAQSYFRRVRQFVRAR; from the coding sequence ATGACAACGCCCTTCCGCATCTTTCGCGGCCTCGACGAAGCGCGCCACGGTTTTGCGCCTTCGGCCGTCACCATCGGAAACTTCGACGGAGTCCATGCGGGCCATCGGGCGTTGATGCGCCGAACGCTTACGACGGCCGCCGAACTCGGCGTGAAGCCCTCGGCCATCACCTTCCACCCGCATCCCACCACGATCGTCGCCCCCGAACGCGCGCCGCGCCTGCTCACCACGCCCGACGAGCGTTGCGCCCTCATGGCGGCCGACGGCATCCAGCAGGTGCTCATCCTGCCCTTCGATAAGCACCTGGCTAACCTGACTCCTGGTGAATTCCTGCAGAACGTCCTGATCGAGACGCTGGGCGCGCGCGCTGTCATCGTCGGCAACAACTTCCACTTCGGGCACAAACAGGCCGGCACCATCGAAGACCTGCGCCGCTGGCCGGGTCTGCGGACCGAGATCGTCCCGTTGCTCAAGCTGCGCGGCATCCCTGTCTCGTCCAGCGACATTCGCCGCCTGCTGGCGTCGGGCGACATCCGCAAGGCGAACCGCCTGCTGGAACGGCCCTACTCCATCACGGGCTCCGTCGTACCCGGCGATGGCCGTGGATCGAAACAGACCGTCCCGACTCTGAACCTGCAAACCAGTTCACTGGAAGACTCGACCTCCGCCCTGCCCGCCGACGGCGTCTACATTACCAGAACCACCGATGCGGACTCCGGCCGCCGCTGGGACTCCGTCACCAACATCGGCTACCGCCCCACCTTCGACGGCCAACACCTGACGATTGAGACTTTCCTGTTTGGCCCGCTGGTCGATCTGGCGCCTGCGCGCATCAAGCTCGAATTCCTCTTCCGCCTGCGCTCCGAACGCAAGTTCGAATCCGCCGATGCCTTGCGCACGCAGATCATCAAGGATGTCACCCGGGCACAGAGCTACTTCCGCCGCGTGCGCCAATTCGTACGCGCGCGTTAA
- a CDS encoding multiheme c-type cytochrome produces MTTRAVVWGALAGVLAWGADPPRFVPSEDCALCHARIPAPGQSWNSGPWIGQYPLWSGSMMAHSSADPYWRAKVRFEVEQAPAQRKAIEDTCLRCHAPMQQYPTRATGRGLSVSDLAELGNDGVGCALCHQIQPQGLGVESSFTANFEIGTGNLMFGPHREPFTMPMLHHTGFEPREARHILDSALCGTCHTVITQPLKSGAGAPARFVEQAPFLEWLASGYPQAGKSCQGCHMPPLESAQYIAHRPPGGAFPPTDPRTPFGRHEFIGGNAVIPRLLARLDPAQAAVLETTTQRAESQLERSLKLQVSTRRQPGALLVDVAINNLAGHKLPTGFPSRRLWLRVALLDERQSTIWESGDWQPESGRLRIGEGLQPHHLLIEKPEQVQIFEVEAVDARGRLTHSLLGSARQKKDSRILPMGFDRSRLTEKGLGALNIDPVGVKPGDDFRSGFALTHYNLPLVQAGKGCRLVVEALYQTVKPEHRPADFALSPDLARPVVIARVEQML; encoded by the coding sequence ATGACAACCAGAGCCGTCGTGTGGGGAGCGCTGGCCGGAGTGCTGGCGTGGGGCGCTGACCCGCCTCGATTCGTCCCGTCCGAGGACTGTGCGCTCTGCCACGCGCGCATTCCCGCGCCTGGTCAGTCCTGGAACTCGGGCCCATGGATTGGCCAGTATCCGCTCTGGTCGGGCAGCATGATGGCGCACTCCAGTGCCGATCCTTACTGGCGCGCCAAGGTGCGTTTCGAAGTGGAGCAGGCGCCCGCCCAACGAAAGGCGATCGAGGATACCTGTCTGCGCTGCCACGCGCCGATGCAGCAATATCCTACCCGCGCCACTGGCCGCGGTCTCAGCGTGTCCGATCTCGCGGAACTGGGCAACGACGGGGTAGGGTGCGCGCTCTGTCATCAGATTCAGCCACAAGGGCTTGGCGTCGAATCGTCGTTCACCGCGAACTTTGAGATCGGCACCGGCAACCTGATGTTCGGGCCGCATCGCGAGCCCTTCACGATGCCCATGCTCCACCACACGGGCTTTGAACCCAGGGAGGCCCGGCACATCCTCGACTCCGCCCTGTGTGGAACCTGCCACACCGTCATTACGCAGCCACTGAAGTCCGGCGCGGGCGCGCCAGCCCGGTTCGTCGAGCAGGCACCCTTTCTGGAATGGCTGGCGAGCGGCTATCCCCAAGCCGGAAAGAGTTGCCAAGGCTGCCACATGCCGCCACTCGAATCGGCACAGTACATTGCTCACCGTCCGCCGGGTGGAGCCTTCCCACCGACCGATCCACGAACGCCCTTTGGGCGCCACGAGTTCATCGGCGGCAACGCCGTGATTCCGCGGTTGCTGGCCCGGCTCGATCCGGCCCAGGCCGCCGTTCTTGAGACGACAACGCAGCGTGCGGAGAGCCAATTGGAGCGATCGTTGAAACTGCAGGTCTCCACGCGCCGGCAGCCGGGTGCGTTGCTGGTGGATGTCGCCATCAACAACCTGGCCGGCCACAAGCTACCCACGGGTTTCCCCAGCCGCCGGCTGTGGCTTCGCGTGGCACTTCTGGATGAACGGCAATCGACGATCTGGGAATCCGGTGACTGGCAGCCCGAATCCGGACGCCTCCGCATTGGCGAAGGGCTGCAGCCGCATCACCTACTGATCGAGAAACCGGAGCAGGTTCAGATCTTCGAGGTGGAAGCGGTGGACGCACGCGGTCGTCTGACGCATTCGCTTCTGGGCTCTGCCCGCCAGAAGAAGGACAGCCGGATCCTGCCCATGGGGTTCGACCGGAGCCGCCTCACGGAGAAGGGACTGGGGGCGCTGAACATCGACCCCGTGGGCGTGAAGCCAGGCGACGACTTCCGCTCCGGCTTCGCCCTTACGCACTACAATCTCCCGCTGGTCCAGGCAGGGAAGGGCTGCCGGCTTGTGGTGGAAGCCCTCTACCAGACGGTTAAGCCCGAGCACCGCCCGGCGGACTTCGCGCTGTCGCCGGACCTGGCTCGTCCCGTGGTGATAGCGCGCGTCGAGCAGATGCTCTGA
- a CDS encoding sigma-70 family RNA polymerase sigma factor: protein MPPLCDAPCLRLTHASECSGGRCLIDSARKGDEDAREAVFARLHARVYRQARMLCRHHCDAEDLTQTALLRVFEKLAQLRDAPRLLSWTWRIVLNAHRMSARHGKFAPSLTLEFDEATESSHTARRPGPFEQLTARELQRAVRDGIRTLPPSLRVVFEQRVSAGRTTRETAADLRISTEAVRTRLVRARRALRVALDGEGQDTRQPLIHEETNPEVLR from the coding sequence ATGCCGCCGCTCTGTGACGCACCTTGCCTGCGCCTCACCCATGCCAGCGAGTGTAGTGGCGGGCGGTGTCTTATCGACTCCGCCCGCAAAGGGGACGAAGATGCGCGGGAAGCCGTCTTTGCCCGGCTGCACGCGCGCGTCTACCGCCAAGCGAGGATGCTCTGCCGTCACCACTGCGATGCCGAGGATCTGACGCAAACAGCATTGCTGCGGGTCTTCGAAAAGCTGGCTCAGTTGCGCGATGCGCCGCGCCTGCTGAGCTGGACTTGGCGCATCGTTCTGAACGCCCACCGTATGAGCGCGCGGCACGGCAAGTTTGCGCCCTCCTTGACCCTGGAGTTTGACGAGGCGACTGAATCCTCGCACACCGCTCGACGGCCCGGCCCGTTCGAACAACTCACTGCGCGGGAGTTGCAGAGGGCCGTTCGCGATGGCATTCGGACACTGCCTCCGAGTCTGCGAGTGGTCTTCGAGCAGCGTGTGTCGGCAGGACGGACTACACGGGAGACCGCGGCCGACTTGAGGATCTCCACGGAAGCGGTGAGGACCCGGCTGGTGCGCGCCCGCCGTGCGCTTCGTGTTGCGCTCGATGGGGAAGGGCAAGATACGCGGCAACCATTGATTCACGAGGAAACGAACCCGGAGGTGCTCCGATGA
- a CDS encoding prolyl oligopeptidase family serine peptidase: protein MFRLLLILAAVLQAEPVRPVPPPGVEVPAADRKDLEAGLQRLHASIEKLKGNPLLPDVRIYHEAARYALQYNEFFKSEEIFKAKELLHEGQVRAEQLLKGEAPWTTATGLVVRGYVSKIDRSVQPYGLYIPPNGPRRWRLDAWFHGRSEVLSEVNFLWEREHSVGEFTPPDSIVLFLYGRYCNANKLAGEVDLFEALADVKRHYPIDDNRIIVRGFSMGGAAAWHIAAHHAGLWAAAAPGAGFSETSEFLKMTPEQITATPEWEKALWHMYNATDYASNFYNLPVVAYNGDIDPQKQAADVMERELKLEGMQLSRVYGPNTGHRYHPDSKPQINAIVDANSTRDPYPSRIRFTTWTLSYNRMKWVVVEGLERHWQRARVDAQLTESGVEAKTTGVVLLSFEFAPGGAKPDFRTVTVDGQKLTVNSPQTDRSWTVKLRKNAGRWAMAGGEEPGLHKVHGLQGPIDDAFLDSFVFVKPTGTPFSEKTGQWTDGESARAIREWRRQFRGDAQVLDDSAVTDDVIASSNLVLWGDPHSNRILARILDKLPVLWTAEAVVFQGQRYPAATHVPVLIFPNPLNPKKYVVLNSGVTFREFDNLNNARQVPKLPDWAILDTTQPPDEHTPGKVVTAGFFNENWGLTP from the coding sequence ATGTTCCGCCTACTGCTGATCCTCGCCGCCGTGCTCCAAGCCGAACCCGTCCGCCCTGTCCCGCCGCCGGGGGTCGAGGTTCCGGCCGCCGACCGCAAGGACCTCGAGGCCGGGCTCCAGCGCCTCCACGCCTCCATCGAAAAACTGAAGGGCAACCCGCTGCTGCCCGATGTGCGGATCTACCACGAGGCGGCCCGCTACGCCTTGCAGTACAACGAGTTCTTCAAGTCCGAGGAGATCTTCAAGGCCAAGGAACTGCTGCACGAAGGCCAGGTTCGGGCTGAGCAACTCCTGAAAGGCGAAGCTCCGTGGACCACCGCGACGGGCCTGGTTGTGCGCGGTTACGTCTCGAAGATCGATAGAAGTGTTCAGCCGTATGGCCTGTATATCCCGCCAAACGGACCCCGCCGTTGGCGCCTCGATGCCTGGTTCCATGGCCGGAGTGAAGTTCTGAGTGAAGTGAATTTCCTGTGGGAGCGCGAGCACAGCGTCGGTGAGTTCACGCCGCCAGATTCGATCGTGCTGTTTCTCTATGGAAGATACTGCAATGCCAACAAGTTAGCCGGCGAAGTGGATCTCTTCGAAGCTCTGGCCGATGTCAAACGCCACTACCCCATCGACGACAACCGGATCATCGTTCGAGGCTTCAGCATGGGCGGAGCCGCGGCGTGGCACATCGCCGCCCACCACGCCGGATTGTGGGCCGCCGCCGCACCGGGTGCCGGGTTCAGCGAGACCTCGGAATTCCTCAAGATGACGCCGGAGCAAATCACCGCCACTCCGGAGTGGGAGAAAGCGCTCTGGCACATGTACAACGCGACCGATTACGCCTCCAATTTCTATAACTTACCGGTGGTCGCCTATAACGGGGACATCGATCCGCAGAAACAGGCGGCGGACGTCATGGAACGCGAACTCAAGCTGGAAGGCATGCAGTTGAGCCGGGTCTACGGTCCCAACACCGGCCACCGCTATCATCCTGATTCGAAACCGCAGATCAACGCGATCGTGGACGCCAACTCGACCCGGGATCCTTACCCGTCAAGAATCCGCTTCACCACCTGGACTCTTTCGTACAACCGGATGAAATGGGTGGTGGTGGAGGGACTCGAACGACACTGGCAGCGAGCGAGGGTTGACGCTCAACTCACGGAATCGGGTGTCGAGGCCAAAACGACAGGTGTTGTTTTGCTCAGTTTCGAATTCGCACCGGGCGGCGCGAAGCCCGATTTTCGGACCGTTACCGTGGACGGCCAAAAACTGACGGTAAATTCGCCGCAAACCGACCGCAGTTGGACGGTGAAACTGCGCAAAAACGCCGGGCGGTGGGCCATGGCCGGTGGCGAGGAGCCTGGACTCCACAAAGTCCATGGACTTCAGGGCCCCATCGACGACGCGTTCCTTGACTCCTTCGTCTTCGTCAAGCCCACCGGCACTCCCTTCTCCGAGAAGACTGGCCAGTGGACGGACGGCGAATCCGCGCGGGCCATCCGCGAGTGGCGCCGCCAGTTCCGAGGCGACGCCCAAGTCCTGGATGACTCCGCAGTGACCGACGACGTGATCGCTTCCAGCAACCTGGTGTTGTGGGGCGACCCGCACAGCAACAGGATCCTCGCCCGCATCCTCGACAAGCTACCCGTCCTGTGGACCGCTGAGGCCGTAGTCTTCCAGGGCCAGCGCTACCCGGCCGCCACCCACGTGCCCGTCCTGATCTTCCCGAATCCCTTGAATCCAAAGAAGTACGTGGTGCTGAACAGCGGCGTGACGTTCCGCGAGTTCGACAACCTGAACAACGCCCGCCAGGTGCCCAAGCTGCCCGACTGGGCGATCCTCGACACCACCCAGCCGCCGGATGAACACACTCCGGGCAAGGTGGTGACGGCCGGCTTCTTCAATGAAAACTGGGGACTTACGCCTTAA
- a CDS encoding globin domain-containing protein: MSTTVPEVPGIWPEPRDIEVIRTTFAKVKLTPEEAGLKFYQRLFETAPQVRPMFPADLKPQAGKLFQTLGVLVASLDRVGELLPVLRSMGQRHKAYGAEPDHYAAVGAALLWTLEQELGDAFTEEAQDDWTRLYTLVSRVMVEGAQ; encoded by the coding sequence ATGAGTACGACCGTCCCCGAAGTGCCCGGGATCTGGCCTGAGCCCCGCGACATTGAAGTCATCCGAACCACATTCGCAAAGGTGAAGCTAACGCCGGAAGAGGCTGGATTGAAGTTCTACCAGCGTTTATTTGAAACGGCGCCGCAGGTGCGGCCCATGTTTCCGGCCGACCTGAAACCGCAAGCGGGCAAGCTGTTCCAGACACTGGGCGTGCTTGTGGCGAGCCTGGATCGAGTGGGGGAGTTGCTGCCTGTGCTGCGCTCGATGGGCCAACGGCACAAGGCCTATGGCGCCGAGCCGGATCACTATGCGGCAGTGGGAGCGGCGCTCCTCTGGACGTTGGAGCAGGAACTCGGCGATGCGTTTACTGAAGAGGCGCAGGATGACTGGACGCGGCTCTACACGCTGGTCTCGCGCGTGATGGTGGAAGGGGCGCAGTAG